One part of the Pirellulales bacterium genome encodes these proteins:
- a CDS encoding MoxR family ATPase → MASVVNRPYLISPENTPGESTPRCEYQTLTDGLRQALNAALKGKSHVTELVLACLLARGHLLIEDLPGLGKTTLAKALSQAIGGNLARVQCTPDLLPSDITGFHIYNQQTREFEFLAGPVFSDVLLADEINRATPRTQSALFEAMAERQVTIDKTQHRLPDSFFVIATQNPVESHGAYPLPEAQLDRFALKLAIGYPDFESECAMLAADVGSLTESAKPAAPVITIEQLQSLQRHVARIFVCPPLQRYLVELGAASRSHPQVTLGLSPRGLLLWQRLSQAWAFLQKRDFVIPDDIQNTAAAVLSVRLFGDFSRSSAIITDLLAAVAVPVHHPAR, encoded by the coding sequence ATGGCTTCTGTTGTTAATCGCCCATACTTGATTAGTCCGGAAAATACGCCGGGTGAATCCACCCCCCGGTGTGAATATCAAACGTTGACTGACGGCTTGAGACAGGCTTTGAATGCCGCCCTCAAGGGTAAAAGCCATGTCACGGAATTGGTATTGGCTTGTTTACTGGCGCGCGGCCATTTACTGATCGAGGATTTACCCGGTCTGGGCAAGACCACGCTGGCCAAGGCCCTCTCCCAGGCGATTGGGGGGAATTTGGCCCGCGTGCAATGCACGCCCGATTTATTACCCAGCGATATCACGGGATTTCACATTTATAATCAGCAAACCCGCGAATTTGAGTTTCTGGCCGGTCCTGTGTTTTCCGATGTGCTCTTGGCCGACGAAATTAATCGCGCTACTCCCCGCACCCAAAGCGCCTTGTTTGAAGCGATGGCCGAGCGACAGGTGACCATCGATAAAACACAACATCGATTGCCGGATTCCTTTTTTGTGATAGCCACCCAAAATCCGGTGGAAAGCCATGGAGCATATCCATTGCCCGAAGCCCAGCTAGATCGCTTCGCGCTCAAATTGGCGATTGGCTATCCCGATTTTGAAAGCGAGTGCGCGATGTTGGCGGCGGATGTGGGGAGCCTTACGGAAAGCGCAAAACCGGCGGCTCCCGTGATTACGATTGAACAACTTCAATCCCTGCAAAGGCATGTGGCCCGGATTTTTGTGTGCCCCCCCTTGCAACGCTACTTGGTGGAACTGGGGGCGGCCTCCCGCAGCCATCCACAGGTTACCTTGGGGCTTAGCCCGCGCGGGTTGCTACTTTGGCAGCGATTGTCCCAAGCCTGGGCATTCTTGCAGAAACGTGATTTTGTCATCCCTGACGACATCCAGAACACCGCCGCGGCGGTTTTGTCGGTGAGATTGTTTGGCGACTTTTCACGCTCGAGCGCAATTATCACGGACCTTTTGGCGGCCGTTGCCGTGCCTGTCCATCATCCAGCGAGGTAA
- a CDS encoding transglutaminase-like domain-containing protein, giving the protein MLTPVIWIVATATVLLQFVLSQRQGSWLFTLPEAVLSAVALASYRIWCFRPTREQSDEMPEPRWGFFWSLVGITLLPWVIEPFLRGWVDLGAAVEERHAASLRNLMLGLYCLGTQSRYHVLAVICSWFVVIFAFVLFYTPLTCILVALYVIAVMQWLLGTYWQKLSFGTTDQRSRVSPIFPGLMVCAVILAIGAGTGWAVGNFAPRGPLLEWIASSGGTGDSDPFARSGINDGDLLVGGETQANSFGPVETKLFLESDSPSLYDVFNDRYDEPSKKIVKNDRSMPLPPQSSDMSERHLTTHEKSQREFNTVRPRMPRQQSSATQNTSATAIFHVYGRVPLHLRVEAYNAWDGRVWSWLGPPASQELSLFVKKVGDKPWIYQTTDWMSKYHAQENTVITLNYTSPRIPTAAQFRGVHVPQVDRLDLFRWLPDGQLSLQRETVPRLTAFRLRSALPSDSDLKILKFKWAAFGNIDRALTKTDSPPTDAKVVNKSRAIHELQQQNWRPDPLLDALATEIAGGLPRGYAQINAVRDYLRNNYQLDFQARVPEETPDAAKYFLLEARRGPDYLFATAATDLLRRLHYDARVVGGYYVHPEKYQVKDQFTEVTANDAHVWCEVSPDGYEWIALEPTPGYELAVPPRSWTGYLAELRSNIQALIWRHGGIFSVAGVILCWVLWCRKRMVTLAIYLLWRIRLSGRSTSAQTLLTIQYLETHARLWNYPRLPGETLQQWLARLPRWKRGATQALTRFRHQAEAKLYGNRGDIAADPPRFTVICLAVAKLLWCAPPVKFGHLLWPSCIYGQRPAPDLNSCKQLSYPGQPRV; this is encoded by the coding sequence ATGCTGACGCCGGTAATTTGGATTGTTGCAACGGCGACTGTCCTGTTACAGTTTGTGCTGTCCCAACGCCAAGGAAGTTGGCTGTTTACCTTGCCTGAAGCCGTGTTATCCGCGGTGGCTCTTGCCAGTTATCGAATTTGGTGTTTTAGGCCAACGCGCGAGCAATCGGATGAAATGCCGGAGCCTCGTTGGGGCTTTTTTTGGAGCTTGGTCGGGATAACGCTGCTGCCCTGGGTAATCGAGCCGTTCTTGCGGGGGTGGGTTGATTTGGGTGCCGCCGTGGAGGAACGCCATGCGGCGAGCCTGCGCAATCTTATGCTGGGTTTGTACTGTCTGGGAACTCAGTCGCGATATCACGTCCTGGCCGTTATCTGCAGTTGGTTTGTGGTAATCTTTGCGTTTGTCTTATTTTACACCCCGCTGACCTGCATCTTGGTTGCACTATATGTTATCGCGGTCATGCAGTGGCTGTTGGGAACATATTGGCAAAAATTGTCTTTTGGAACCACCGATCAAAGATCACGGGTTAGTCCCATTTTCCCTGGATTAATGGTGTGCGCGGTAATCCTGGCGATTGGCGCGGGCACCGGCTGGGCGGTGGGAAATTTTGCCCCCCGGGGACCTCTTTTAGAGTGGATTGCCAGTTCCGGGGGAACCGGCGATTCCGACCCATTTGCCCGATCTGGCATCAATGACGGGGACTTGCTGGTTGGAGGCGAGACGCAGGCGAATAGCTTTGGCCCCGTGGAGACAAAATTGTTTTTGGAGTCGGACTCGCCCAGCCTGTACGACGTTTTCAATGATCGTTATGACGAACCGTCGAAAAAAATCGTAAAAAACGATCGTTCAATGCCACTGCCCCCCCAGTCGTCAGACATGTCCGAACGGCATTTGACTACCCATGAAAAAAGCCAGCGGGAATTTAATACTGTTCGTCCCCGCATGCCGCGGCAGCAATCCTCTGCCACCCAAAATACCTCGGCGACGGCGATATTTCATGTGTATGGCCGCGTGCCGTTGCATTTGCGGGTGGAGGCATACAACGCCTGGGATGGCCGCGTCTGGTCGTGGTTAGGTCCTCCGGCTTCCCAGGAACTTAGCTTGTTTGTAAAGAAAGTGGGTGATAAGCCGTGGATTTATCAGACGACTGACTGGATGTCCAAGTATCATGCCCAGGAAAACACGGTAATTACCTTAAATTACACCAGTCCGCGGATTCCCACAGCCGCGCAATTTCGCGGAGTGCATGTTCCGCAAGTCGATCGTTTGGATTTGTTCCGCTGGCTCCCGGATGGACAATTGAGCCTACAGCGCGAGACGGTGCCGCGGTTGACGGCATTTCGCCTGCGGTCGGCATTACCGAGCGATAGTGATTTAAAAATTCTTAAATTTAAATGGGCCGCTTTCGGAAATATTGATCGCGCACTCACTAAAACCGATTCGCCTCCTACGGATGCAAAAGTCGTAAATAAAAGCAGGGCGATCCATGAATTACAACAGCAAAATTGGCGTCCCGATCCCTTGTTAGATGCCTTGGCCACGGAGATTGCGGGCGGGCTTCCCCGGGGGTATGCGCAAATCAATGCCGTGCGGGATTATTTGCGTAATAACTACCAGCTTGATTTCCAGGCCCGGGTGCCAGAAGAAACCCCCGACGCCGCCAAATACTTTTTATTGGAAGCCCGACGGGGGCCGGATTATCTGTTTGCCACCGCCGCCACTGATTTGCTCCGTAGATTGCATTACGATGCACGCGTGGTTGGCGGTTATTACGTCCACCCGGAAAAGTACCAAGTTAAAGACCAATTTACAGAGGTAACCGCCAACGATGCGCATGTGTGGTGTGAAGTGAGTCCCGATGGGTATGAATGGATCGCGCTGGAACCCACGCCCGGCTATGAATTGGCAGTTCCCCCCCGCAGCTGGACCGGTTATCTGGCGGAATTGCGGTCCAACATCCAGGCCTTGATATGGCGACATGGGGGCATATTTAGCGTGGCGGGAGTCATCTTATGTTGGGTGCTATGGTGTCGAAAACGTATGGTTACATTGGCAATTTATCTGTTATGGAGGATTCGCCTGTCCGGCCGTTCCACCTCCGCGCAAACACTGCTCACGATTCAATACTTGGAAACGCACGCCCGTTTATGGAACTATCCCCGTTTACCGGGGGAAACCTTGCAGCAATGGTTGGCAAGATTGCCCCGTTGGAAGCGCGGCGCCACCCAGGCCTTAACGAGGTTTCGTCATCAGGCGGAAGCCAAGTTATATGGAAATCGAGGCGATATTGCCGCCGACCCGCCTAGGTTCACCGTCATTTGCCTGGCGGTCGCAAAATTACTTTGGTGCGCTCCTCCGGTCAAGTTTGGGCATCTATTATGGCCCTCCTGCATTTACGGGCAGCGCCCCGCGCCTGACTTGAATAGCTGCAAACAATTATCCTATCCGGGACAACCGCGCGTATGA